A DNA window from Arachis duranensis cultivar V14167 chromosome 3, aradu.V14167.gnm2.J7QH, whole genome shotgun sequence contains the following coding sequences:
- the LOC107477376 gene encoding 8-hydroxygeraniol oxidoreductase — protein sequence MTNTSKVITCKGAVCWGAGEAVRLEEIQVDPPKANEVRVKMICASICHTDITSIQGLLPFFRYPIALGHEGVGVVESVGDGVTNLKEGDMVIPTYIGECQECENCISGKSNLCLTYPMRISGLMPDNTSRLSCKGNNLYYCLTFATWSEYTVIDVNYLIKVDPIINPAHASFISCGFSTGYGAAWREAKVESGSSVVVFGLGAVGLGVISGAKTLGAKKIIGIDTNNLKREKGEAFGMTHFINPNDSDKSPSTLVKELSDGFGVDYSFECTGVAPLLTECLEATKMGSGKAISIGAGNEATVPLGHLSLLFGRTLKGSIFGGLKAISDLSIIADKCLKQEFPLEELHSHEVQLEDVNEAFELLKQPNCVKIVIKM from the exons ATGACAAACACTTCAAAGGTTATTACATGCAAAG GTGCTGTTTGTTGGGGTGCTGGTGAAGCTGTGAGATTAGAAGAGATACAAGTTGATCCACCAAAAGCAAATGAAGTTCGAGTCAAGATGATTTGTGCTAGCATCTGCCACACTGATATCACCTCCATTCAAGGATTATTACCATTT TTTCGTTATCCAATAGCTCTTGGTCACGAAGGAGTTGG GGTTGTGGAATCAGTTGGAGATGGAGTCACAAATCTAAAAGAAGGGGATATGGTGATTCCAACATACATAGGAGAGTGCCAAGAATGTGAGAATTGCATTTCAGGAAAATCAAACTTGTGCTTAACATATCCTATGAGGATCAGTGGCTTGATGCCAGATAACACTTCAAGATTGTCCTGCAAAGGCAACAACTTATATTACTGTTTAACTTTTGCCACGTGGTCCGAGTACACGGTTATCGATGTTAACTACCTCATTAAGGTTGATCCAATCATTAATCCAGCTCATGCCAGCTTCATCTCATGTGGATTCTCAACTGGCTATGGAGCTGCATGGAGAGAAGCCAAAGTTGAAAGTGGATCaagtgttgttgtttttggtcTTGGTGCTGTTGGATTAGGG GTTATAAGTGGAGCAAAAACGTTGGGGGCAAAAAAGATAATAGGGATCGACACAAATAACTTGAAGAGAGAAAAGGGAGAAGCATTTGGAATGACTCACTTTATAAATCCAAATGATTCTGATAAATCTCCTTCAACATTGGTGAAAGAATTGAGTGATGGATTTGGTGTGGATTATTCATTTGAGTGCACTGGTGTTGCCCCTTTGCTCACTGAATGCTTAGAAGCCACAAAAATG GGAAGTGGTAAGGCAATATCAATTGGAGCAGGAAATGAAGCTACTGTGCCCCTTGGTCATTTGTCACTTCTTTTTGGCAGAACTTTGAAAGGTTCTATTTTTGGAGGGCTTAAAGCCATTTCAGATCTTTCTATTATAGCTGACAAGTGCCTGAAGCAG GAGTTTCCTCTTGAAGAATTACACAGCCATGAGGTTCAATTGGAAGATGTAAACGAAGCATTTGAGTTGTTGAAACAGCCCAACTGTGTAAAAATTGTCATCAAGATGtga